TGGGCGGGAGGTGGTGTGTCACGCCTCGGCCTGGGACTTCTACAACCGCAAGGACTTCAGGTGCGTGGGGGCATGTAGGGTCCCCAGGGCTACAGGGTGAGACCCTCCTCCATCCCCCTTGGTGGTCACCATTTTGGCCACTCCAAACCTGGTTGTGTGGCCCAATCTGCCAGCTTGTGGGGCAAGGTCTTGGGGCACCATGCTGTCCTGCTTTGCCCTCCACTGGGTCTTTTGCTTCCCCATGGGGTGCTGCCACCCTCTCAGGGACTGTGGAGAGTTCTTCCCAGGCAGCCGAGGTTCCTCATCCAGCTCAGGCAATGCTCTGTTTTCACCTGTCAGGATCAAGCAGTGCACAACGGTGACCATGGAGCAGCTGTTCACGGTGCACCACGAGATGGGCCACGTCGAGTACTACCTGCAGTACAAGGACCAGCCCGTGTCCTTCCGCAGCGGGGCCAACCCGGGCTTCCATGAGGCCATCGGCGATGTCATGTCCCTGTCTGTCTCCACGCCCAGCCACCTCCAGAAAATTGGTCTCCTCAGCAGTGCCACTGAGGACACAGGTATggcagctgccctggggagctgggtgGCCTGGAAGGCTCAGGCACTGTCCATGGCACCAGGAAGGGTTTGGGACATGTCAGAGAGGGCTACAGTCTGGTAACACAGCCCAGAGAAGGCAAGACCCTATGGCTGGTTGTGTGCCTTTCACCCATGCTTTGTTCCACATACAAACCGTTCTTGTCTCCATGGGTCCATGCAGGATCCATCTTGTCTCCGTGGGTCCATGCACAACCTCATCTTGTCTCCATGGGTCCATGCAGGATCCACCTTGTCTCTATGGGTCCATGCACAACCTCTTCTTGGCTCCATGGATCCATGTAGTATCCTTCATGATTCCATCCTTTTCACCCCCAAGCGCAGGAGAGATGTTCTTCAGAGTTTGTCTgtgccctttccttccccatcAGAGCCCCAAACTTGAAAATAGCAGCTTGGTGCTTGATCGGCTTTGACCTTTCAGGCATTGCCCCCCTCCCTCGCCAAGAAACATCCACCCCAGGAGCTCCTGGTGTAGCTCAGCAGAGGTGGCACGAGGACAGTGAGCGGGTGACATGTCTGCCTGCCAACCAGCACAGCGGAGGAGGACTCGTCACCGCAGGGCACTGCCCGGCTTGGCAAGAGTCTCTCCCCCTCGCAATGTCTCTCAGCCAACACGTCAAagcagatggcagcagcagaaaacaaatgttcGTAGACCTTTGCCGCAAGcgtctgctctgcagaggaggaacagTCCCGGGACCCTCCTGCCTTGTCATTAAATATGTTCCATGACGGGGAAGCTGTGGCAGCAGCCAAGGGCTTTGGGCCGATGCTGCATAAACACCATGGAGCAGATGGTCCCGGCCTCAAGGCATCGCCACCAGACTAACCGGCCATTGGCAGCCGTGCTGCCACAGTGATGGCAGCCAACAGTCcctcagggcagtgctgccaacCCCCCTCTGACCCCACAGCTCCAGATGGGTCTCCAGCAGGTTGTTTTCCAACCTTCCTTCCCCAGATCTCTTTGTGGTGAAGGGGAAAGCAGATGTCGCTATCTCCTGTGCTTTCCATGATATGGTTGTGACTGTCCCAACATGGACCCCAGCTCTCGGTCCAAGCCGTGAGAACCTTTGCAGTGGTGTGACAGCTGTGCAGACCAAAGCTCCttcaccctgtgtcccccagggTGAATGTGTGAAGAGGGAACCATTAGACTTGAGCTCACTAGAGACCTTCTCACTCTGAGAGACAAAGGGGCACTGCAATTGTCACTCCTGTTGTCCCTACTCTGTAGAAGGGCACGTGTTGCCCCAACCAGGAGCTGCATCTAGAAGAACCTCCTGTGCCCTATGCAGCTTTTGCTAGGGAGCAAAAGCAGATGTTGAAATGCTGTCCCCATTTCTCATCCAGATCTGCTCACCCTCTTGCCCACAAAAAGTCTGGTGACCATAGTGCTGGCCAGCCAGATTCCTTCCCAACCTGGTTCAGGCTCTGTTTCATGCAGAGAGCAACATCAACTACCTGCTGAAGATGGCCTTGGAGAAGATCGCCTTCCTTCCCTTTGGCTACCTCATCGACCAGTGGCGCTGGAACGTGTTCAGTGGCCGCACGCCCCCCAGCCGCTACAACTACGACTGGTGGTATCTGAGGTAGAGTCAGCAGAGGTGGATGGGAGTGTGGAAGCTGGGGATGtgcaaggaaggaaggcaggaaagaagaaagagaggaaaaaagggaaaaagtagCCATGGAGGTGGTTGGAGAATGATGGGGAggtgggatggatggatggatggatggatggatgactggatggatggatggatagatggGTAGATGAGTAGGcggatggaaggatggatggaaATACATGGAAGCACACTCTAATTGTGTAgacttcttcccttcccactcccTGTCTTGGTTCATCTGCCTCCCTCTTTCCAGCTCACGCTCTTGTTCTCTGTTGTCTGCAGAACCAAATACCAGGGTATCTGCCCTCCAGTTTCAAGGAATGAAAGCAACTTTGACCCTGGAGCAAAGTACCACATCCCTGGGAACACCCCTTACATCAGGtagaggagctgctggcaaggGGATGGGGTCTTGGGGAACAGGTGGAATTGGGGCTCAGCTCTATGGGCAAGGGACTGGGATGTGTCACTCCTGCTCAAGACACAGACTATCCAATACTTGGGACCACAAATAGTTGGGAGCGACATGTGGCCGGGTGCCTTGTCCCCACCCTAGgacttttctgcttccttttgttGCCCAGCGCTTATCTTCATGGGCTTCCTTGGCAGGTACTTTGTGAGCTTCATCCTCCAGTTCCAGTTCCACAAGGCGCTGTGCCAGGCAGCCAACCACAACGGCCCCCTGCACACCTGTGACATCTACATGTCCAAAGAAGCCGGAGCCAAACTCaggtggggacagaggagggtCGGGACAACCTCCACGGGCAGATGTGTGCATGGAATCTGATGGTgtgcaaaggaaggaaagaagaaaggaaggaaggaaaagtggCTGAGGAGATGGCTGGAGAAATAGCTTtgcagatggatggatggatggatggaaatACATGGAAGCACTGGGGTGGGGTGAGTGGTCCTCACCAGAGCACTGCTATTGTCCCTGTCATGAGCTCCCACCCAGACAAGAGGTCACTCTTGTGTACATTTAGTTCCTGTTGCCTCCCTGGGTGTTAACAACTGCATGAGTATGTGATGGGGAGTCCTCATTCTCACATGCAGGACAGATGGGGGGCTTCAGAGGCATTTCCCAGGTTCATGTCCCACTCAGGAATAACATCTCCAGCCCTTGCGATGCTGAGATACCATCACCACTTTTCTCCCATCCGTCCCCTGGCCTCATGCTGGCTCTTGCTGTCCCACTCCTCTGCAGGGAGGTGTTGAAAGCTGGGTCTTCCAAGTCATGGCAGGAAATCCTCTTCAACCTCACCGGCACGGACAAGATGGATGCTGGGGCCCTCCTGGAATACTTCAGCCCTGTCACCCAGTGGCTTCAGGAGCAGAACAACAAGACCAATGAGGTGCTGGGCTGGCCCGAGTTCGACTGGCGTCCCCCTATCCCTGAAGGCTACCCTGAAGGCATTGGTAAGGCTGCAGATCCATCCTGGCTATGGGAACGGGCAAGAAGAGGTATCCCAAGGGATGTCACTAACCCTGAGGTGGGACAGTGTTGGGGGAGGTCTCTGCTGTGGGTGGTGAAGGTCATCATGCCAGCAAAGAGAAATAACCATCTCCACATGATGTCCTGCAGGGTGTCATCAGCCAACCTCTTGACATACCGTTGTCTAAAGCCATGGCCCTGCTGCTGTAGTAATGCCATCAGTCATGGCGTGACAGGTCATCTGTTTTCAGCAGCATCCTTTCTGCCCAAGTGGGAGGGTCTAGAGCATGCACCATGTCCCGTTATCCCATCCCCTGTCCAATAGAACACCCCAGCAGTGCCCCTCTGCCCCCATTTCTTGGCTCAACCTGCTCCCCAGTTGTGGTAGTCTTCAGTAGACGTGCAGTTCTGGGAAAAGCTCAACCGTGGCTTCTCTATGGGGTGGTGCTCTTGCAAAGAGAAGGACTCTCCTgactctctttctcttcccccgTTTATCTCCTCCTCTAGACAAAATAGCAGACGAAGCACAAGCTAAAGAGTTCTTGGCCGAGTACAACAGCACGGCCGAGGTGGTGTGGAACGCCTATACTGAGGCATCCTGGGCCTACAACACCAACATCACCGACTACAACAAGGAGATCATGGTATGGGAATGACCCTGAGGTTGTGTGGGGAGAGGTGATGGCCAAGGCAGGCATCTGGTACCCAGGGCACATTTCAGATGAGCTCTGAAAACCAGGGCAGCCTCTGCCCCTAGTCAAGGAGTAACCTTCTCACCCAGGAGGTGCCTCTTCCATGAAAACCCCCATCATGAGATGAGATACCCACAAGGGCAGCCATGGGGAGATTGTCAGACATAGCATACCGGGTGGTGCTTCTAGTGATGGCCTGTATCTCAGGGATCTCCTTGAAGTAACTCctctctgtcccctcctgcacTTGCAGCTGGAGAAGAACTTGGCCATGTCCAAGCACACCCTGGAGTACGGCATGAGGGCCAGGCAGTTCGACACCTCCGACTTCCAGGACCAAAGTGTCATACGCATCCTCAAGAAGCTGAGTGTCATTGAGagggcagccctgcctgaggATGAGCTGAAGGAGGTGAGCTGcaaggggacagagcagggatgGGGTGTCCCTTGCCTCTGCCCTGTGTGGAGACACAGGCTTCTCCCAGCTTTTAGGAAATCACACCACCTGCCCTTGAACAAGGTGATAGTTTGGTACCTTCTACACAAAACCAAGATCCTTGTCTCCAGGGTTTCCCACTCCAAGGTCACCTATCCCAGGCTGCAGTGGGACCTGGCTGCTTGGGTGGCAATGGCACGTTGCTTGCTGGCCCCAGTCCCTCCTGTATGGACATCACTTTGCCTCCATTTGGGGTCATGCTTGGCCTTGGAATGGACCAGAGAAAAACCCCTGGGGACATCTCAATAGGCTGTGACATTCCCTGAGGGCAGGAGCAAGGATAACCAGCTCATGTGGCCTGATTTTCTTTGCAGTACAACAGCCTCCTCTCAGAAATGGAGACTACATACAGTGTAGCCAAGGTCTGCAGAGACAACGAAATCTGTCACCCCCTGGATCCTGGTAAGATCTGTCAGGACGTCCAGCAAATCATCTGCAACAGGCCCAGAAAGGAGGGATTTTTTAATTGGGACGTGGAGAAAGGTCATGAAGGGGCCTTCCCACCTTCTCTGTGATGGCCCCTGAGCAACACGTTGAGTCTAGCACCATTACATCAGTCCAGCCCATCCAGCAGCATCACTTTGGCTTCATTGTTCTCTCTTCAGACCTCACAGACATCATGGCCACCTCACGGGACTATGACGAGCTTCTCTTTGCCTGGAAGGGCTGGCGGGATGCTTCTGGGAAGAAGATCAAGAGTGACTACAAGCGATACGTAGAACTGAGCAACAAGGCAGCCGTGCTCAATGGTCAGTGCTCCACTCCCTTAGAGACACACTATGGTCTTAACAACCTGTGAGGAGAGGATTGGGCTGATTGTCCAACTCAAAGCCAAAATATCAAGGGCGTGGAGGTCCCACCAACTCCCATGAGATCCACTGTCTCGTGGATATGGAGGGACCTAGGGTGGCTGAGCAGCAAGACAGACTCTTGCTCAAGGAGTGTCTAACAGCTTCTGTTCTTCCCCTGCCACAGGCTACACAGACAATGGGGCCTACTGGAGATCCGTGTATGAGACCTCCACCTTCGAGGAAGATCTGGAGAGGTTGtacctgcagctgcagcccctgtACCTCAACCTGCATGCCTACGTACGCCGAGCCCTATACAAAAAGTATGGTGCAGAGCACATAAACCTCAAGGGTCCCATCCCTGCTCACCTGCTAGGTAAGGGCTCTGCTAGGCCCTCGAGCAGAACTGTCTCTCCCACCAGGCACAGCTGGCTCCAAGTCATGCCAAGAGTTGAGGTTGGTCTCTGTTCAGCTCTGGCCAAAGGGCCAAGGCCCCATGAGAAGAGTCTGGAGAAGCCAGTCTGCCCCAGCATGACTTGACCGCTCCTGCATGGACAGGGTCCTGCTCACATCACCCTTGTGCAGGCGGGGACCAGGCAGGGTGATACTCTTCACGCAGGAGTCAGGAGTAACTGGTTGACTTTGCTCTTCTCTCCATTTCCCTCCTGCCATGCCGTTGTCTTCCTGTCCTTCCCAGGCAACATGTGGGCCCAGTCATGGTCCAGCATTTTTGACCTGGTGATACCTTTCCCGGATGCCACCAAGGTGGATGCCACCCCAGCCATGCAACGACAGGTCAGTGCTTCTCCAGGTTGCTCTGGACACAGCACCCTTTGGTCATTGCCATCATCAGTGTTGCCAAATGCTCTGGTGCTGCCAAAAGCCTCCATGGCTCATCTGTATTCTCTCCCCACCTGGATATTCCAagggctggatccagccctAGTCTCCCCCAAAGATCTCCCCTGCCCAGAGGAACAAGGCTGGCACTGGCCTCCCAtccttcccagccccagcacccccagcatcccctgTTGGCCCTCACCAGGTCCTCTgtctgctctgtccccagggctggacACCCAGGAAGATGTTTGAAGAGTCAGACCGTTTCTTTACCTCTCTGGGCCTCATCCCCATGCCGCAAGAGTTCTGGGACAAGTCCATGATCGAGAAGCCAACAGATGGGCGGGAGGTGGTGTGTCACGCCTCAGCCTGGGACTTCTACAACCGCAAGGACTTCAGGTGCCTGTGGGGAGCAAGTGGTGGCCCCAGCTGACATGGTGCTGGGGCACATAGCAGTGTCTTTGTAGAATAAGGGCATGTGGCCCAATGTCACCACAATGTCTCTTGCCCTGTTGCTGTGGCAGCCCCACTATGGCATTGCCACTGGTACCCAAGATGCAGGTATTGCTGGCAGGAGATCTCACGGCAGATGGAGGGCAATCAATGCTTTTCCTGCCATGGAGAATGGAAAAGCTGGTGAACAGGGACAGGGAATGGGCAAGGACAGCAGGAGATGcaggagaaaatagaaataccGACCCAACGAAAAAGGACCAGTCCAGCCTGACATCAGGGGACACATGGAAAGGGAGgtcaaagggaaaaatagcTCATGGGGCTGTGGTCGTTCTTGGAGATTTTCACCCCAGCATTGCCCTCACTTCTCCTCCCATCCCGCATGTCCAGGATCAAGCAGTGCACCGTGGTGAACATGGACGACCTAATCACCGTGCACCACGAGATGGGTCACGTCCAGTACTTCCTGCAGTACATGGACCAGCCCATCTCATTCCGCGATGGGGCCAACCCTGGCTTCCATGAGGCTGTTGGAGATGTCATGGCCTTGTCCGTCTCTACCCCCAAACACCTGCACAGCATCAATCTGCTGGACCAAGTCACGGAAAACCAAGGTGAGCTGGCAGGGGAGCACCACACTGCAAaggtgagggggctgctggggacagctggaaATGCAGAGGGTCAGGATGGGCTGGGCAGGGTGGAAGGGGTCAGGGACATAAACCTGATGGGGACACCCTGCTCTTGGGCAGAATGACCCATCTGCGGTGGAGAGGTGGGTACAGCCTTGCTCACACCTCCTCACCCTGGACAGAAAGTGACATTAACTACCTGATGAGCGTCGCCCTGGACAAAATTGCCTTCCTGCCCTTTGGGTACCTCATGGACCAGTGGCGCTGGAAGGTGTTTGATGGACGGATCAAGGAGGACGAGTACAACCAGCAGTGGTGGAATCTCAGGTGTGCTTGAATTCAGACCCCTCTTTGGTGCAAGGACCATTGTCCTACTGTTTTCTCCCATGGCCCAGTTGGCTGTAATGGGACGCAATGGAATATCCAACCCCTCACTCTGTCCTCACACctctgctgtgtcccctcccaccTTACCCCACTTTCTCCTCCCCATTCTGGGCTGATTCTCCGTTTCTGGCCCAGGATGAAGTACCAGGGTCTGTGCCCACCAACACCAAGATCTGAAGATGACTTTGACCCCGGGGCAAAGTTTCACATCCCTGCCAATGTCCCCTACATCAGGTGAGTacacagggctggggcaggaggaacaCCGCTTGGACACAGAAGCAGGATCTGCAGTTCAGATGTCAGCAATGGCACCTTGTTTAATGGCTGGCGGGATACTTGGTTGTTCTGAGGGTGTCTGGCAGCTCCAGGGACCCTGGCAGGACCTCTGAGAGGAAGGATTTGGGTGAATTTCTCCCTGTCTGAGGAGGACGGGCTCATGCACCCAGGCAGCCATAAAACACATGTTAAAGGAGAAAAGCCATCAGCAGGTTGGACTGAGTTGATTCAGGTGAAGGTCCAAAGCCAGTGATGCTCCTCCAGACTGAGAGGGTACAACCAGGGGACGAGGGGGACCACATCGTCCCTTGCACAGCCACAAGCAGGGTCGATTCCCAGGTCCTCACCCCTCTACATCCTCCACCAGGTACTTTGTCAGCTTCGTGATCCAGTTCCAGTTCCACCAGGCGCTCTGTGCGGCAGCCGGGCACACGGGTCCCCTGCACACGTGTGACATCTACCAGTCCAAGGAGGCTGGGAACCTCTTGGGGTAGGTGTGTGGGCAAGATACTTACGTCCTCAAATACCTTCAAGCCAGCCCAGCAAGACAGGAGGTACCACAGCCCCTGGTCATCCATCCCCTCCCTACCCCGGTATGAGATGCTCTGGTCCCCAGTCCTGGGGTACAGGCAGGGGGGACCTCTTGGAAGGGGCACCttgggctgggtgctggggctgtgatTGCAAAAGCTGCCACTAGATGGTAGCTGGAACCCTGGCAGGGGGAaggctccctccctcctcctcctcatcctcctctgcagcccccagTTCCTTAGGGAAAACAACCCCCTCGCTTCAAGAAAAGCTCCTGCAAAATTAACCCTTTCACCCAGGAACTACTCTGCATCAGGCTGGATTCACTGAAGGGCTTTAAACCATGTAAACTCCCCCTTTTCCCCAAGCAAAACTTCCTTCACTCTGCTCCGGGGTCACCGACTGTACCCAGGGGTGCTGACACCAAAAGCCCCAAGCcctggggaaaagggaagggctGGTGGCCAAGAGGGTGATGGGGAACTCACTGGAGCCGATTTCTCCTGCCACAGGGAGGCCCTGAAGCTGGGTTTCAGCAAGCCATGGCCCGAAGCCATGGAGCTCATCACGGGGCAGCCCAACATGTCAGCTGATGCCCTGCTGAGCTACTTTGAGCCACTCACGACATGGCTGGTGGAGCAGAACGAGAAGAACGGGGAGGTCCTGGGCTGGCCTGAGTACAGCTGGACTCCTTACGCAGGTACAAAGagctcagcccagcacagcGGGTCCATgatggggcagagctcagccctcaCCACGGCCAGGATGGGGCACATGGGAGAGATGGAGCTGTCTTGATGCTCCTTGGCcaccccaaaaaccacaaaGTGTTTGGATGCTTCCCCTTGATTTCCCATGGAGCTGAGTCTAAAGGGGACACAGCATCCAAGAGACCAGAAAAGGGAGAGCTGGTGACCCAGCACATCCCAGCCCAGAGCCACCGGTACCAACCATGTCccttatttctccattttccagCCCAAGCCAGCGCCGACCGAACTGATTTCCTGGGCATGTCCCTGGCCAGCAATCAAGCCACAGCGGGCGGCTGGGTCCTGCTTGCCCTGGCACTCGTCTTCCTGATCACCACCATCTTCTTGGGCGTCAAGTTCTTCTTAACCAGGAGAAAGGCCTTCAAGTCCAGCTCAGAAATGGAACTGAAATAAGCGAGGGAGCACGGACAGGGTGCAAGCATGGGCAttggggcaggctggcagccaTGCCATGGGCACATTTGCCAACGAAGCCGCGGGTTTCCACAGCCCAGGACTCCTCTCTCCAATCAGGTCAGgcgtttttttttctccactatGCAAGAGCCAAAGCAGAAAAGAGCTATTTATTTGTCAACGTCTGCATCCGGGGAAGAGAAATTCAGGCACCGGCAGGCACGGAGCCGTCAcgggctgccccagcacccagggctgagagctggtccagcctggGCATCCATCAGCCATCTCCAACCTGTGGGCAAAGCCACAGGGACTCCAAGTGACAGAGTGCAGTTTGGGGAGGGACAGAGCACATTCCAGCCACTGGTTTGCCCACTCCAGGGCTGTACGCTTGCATGgatgaaaaataaacccatgTCTTGTcacccccagagcagcagctcggcTCCTTCTTGCGGGTGGGCTCGGAGTTCAATGGGATGGAGCTGCCACCCCAAACCACTGCAACCACAAGCCCCTGGGGACCAATCTGGCTTTGGGGTGACACACCTGCAGCACCCAATCTCCCCCATCCTCACCATGATGGCTCAGCATCCCCACTGCCCCTAAACCGCGGCTCCCATCGCAGCTGACAGCTCATGGAGTACATGCCTAAAGAAGGAGCTAAATTGGGGCCAGAAATCCCTAAAGTCCAGGCTCAAATTGTTCAAAGCATTGGGGGGTCACCAAGCCCAAGCTCAGACAGGGCTGGATCTTGCGGCTGCTGTGGTTCCAGCACAGGAATGACATGTTTTATATAAGAGCCAGGGGGGCTCAGAGGTCAGCGATCGCCTCCAGCTCCTGATTATCTTGGGATCAGCCACGCTTCAGGctttcccccctcctcctcccagtctttcttctccttctgtaAATAAAACTTCCTATTTGTTCTGCAGTGATTAGGTGCAAAACTAATCCCAGGCTGGGGATAATTGCAGCCTTACAGAGCCGGGatctgctgcagcctggagcagcaggggAAATGAGGGGATCTGGGATCCACCAGTCCCCCTCCCATCCGACGACCTCTGCCCTTGGtcatggggaaactgaggcccAGGAGAGGCTCATTGAACCcgggaaaggtgcagaaagcaGGTGTCTGTCCACCCACGCTCTGTTTTTTGTTCGCTTTCAATCCTCCTCCCATCACAGCACGCCCACGGG
This DNA window, taken from Caloenas nicobarica isolate bCalNic1 chromosome 24, bCalNic1.hap1, whole genome shotgun sequence, encodes the following:
- the ACE gene encoding angiotensin-converting enzyme isoform X1, translating into MSPALGLLLGLSLVGALRPGLEPPQSDPTEEGAVLFASAYNSTAELVLFESVSASWDYYTNLTDENAALQVQASLEEQNFTELWGKKAKELYGNIWSNFSDLQLRKIIGSIQTLGPSNLPLEKREQYNTILSDMDKIYSTAKVCPPNGTCWDLEPDISDIMATSRSYKKLLYAWEGWHNAAGNPLRAKYEEFVQLSNEAYQMDGFEDTGSYWRSWYDSPTFEDDLEHLYNQLEPLYLSLHAFVRRKLYERYGPKYINLKGPIPAHLLGNMWAQQWNNIYDLMVPYPEKPNLDVTSTMVQQGWNATRMFRVSEEFFTSLGLLEMPPEFWEKSMLEKPTDGREVVCHASAWDFYNRKDFRIKQCTTVTMEQLFTVHHEMGHVEYYLQYKDQPVSFRSGANPGFHEAIGDVMSLSVSTPSHLQKIGLLSSATEDTESNINYLLKMALEKIAFLPFGYLIDQWRWNVFSGRTPPSRYNYDWWYLRTKYQGICPPVSRNESNFDPGAKYHIPGNTPYIRYFVSFILQFQFHKALCQAANHNGPLHTCDIYMSKEAGAKLREVLKAGSSKSWQEILFNLTGTDKMDAGALLEYFSPVTQWLQEQNNKTNEVLGWPEFDWRPPIPEGYPEGIDKIADEAQAKEFLAEYNSTAEVVWNAYTEASWAYNTNITDYNKEIMLEKNLAMSKHTLEYGMRARQFDTSDFQDQSVIRILKKLSVIERAALPEDELKEYNSLLSEMETTYSVAKVCRDNEICHPLDPDLTDIMATSRDYDELLFAWKGWRDASGKKIKSDYKRYVELSNKAAVLNGYTDNGAYWRSVYETSTFEEDLERLYLQLQPLYLNLHAYVRRALYKKYGAEHINLKGPIPAHLLGNMWAQSWSSIFDLVIPFPDATKVDATPAMQRQGWTPRKMFEESDRFFTSLGLIPMPQEFWDKSMIEKPTDGREVVCHASAWDFYNRKDFRIKQCTVVNMDDLITVHHEMGHVQYFLQYMDQPISFRDGANPGFHEAVGDVMALSVSTPKHLHSINLLDQVTENQESDINYLMSVALDKIAFLPFGYLMDQWRWKVFDGRIKEDEYNQQWWNLRMKYQGLCPPTPRSEDDFDPGAKFHIPANVPYIRYFVSFVIQFQFHQALCAAAGHTGPLHTCDIYQSKEAGNLLGEALKLGFSKPWPEAMELITGQPNMSADALLSYFEPLTTWLVEQNEKNGEVLGWPEYSWTPYAAQASADRTDFLGMSLASNQATAGGWVLLALALVFLITTIFLGVKFFLTRRKAFKSSSEMELK
- the ACE gene encoding angiotensin-converting enzyme isoform X2 produces the protein MSPALGLLLGLSLVGALRPGLEPPQSDPTEEGAVLFASAYNSTAELVLFESVSASWDYYTNLTDENAALQVQASLEEQNFTELWGKKAKELYGNIWSNFSDLQLRKIIGSIQTLGPSNLPLEKREQYNTILSDMDKIYSTAKVCPPNGTCWDLEPDISDIMATSRSYKKLLYAWEGWHNAAGNPLRAKYEEFVQLSNEAYQMDGFEDTGSYWRSWYDSPTFEDDLEHLYNQLEPLYLSLHAFVRRKLYERYGPKYINLKGPIPAHLLGNMWAQQWNNIYDLMVPYPEKPNLDVTSTMVQQGWNATRMFRVSEEFFTSLGLLEMPPEFWEKSMLEKPTDGREVVCHASAWDFYNRKDFRIKQCTTVTMEQLFTVHHEMGHVEYYLQYKDQPVSFRSGANPGFHEAIGDVMSLSVSTPSHLQKIGLLSSATEDTESNINYLLKMALEKIAFLPFGYLIDQWRWNVFSGRTPPSRYNYDWWYLRTKYQGICPPVSRNESNFDPGAKYHIPGNTPYIRYFVSFILQFQFHKALCQAANHNGPLHTCDIYMSKEAGAKLREVLKAGSSKSWQEILFNLTGTDKMDAGALLEYFSPVTQWLQEQNNKTNEVLGWPEFDWRPPIPEGYPEGIDKIADEAQAKEFLAEYNSTAEVVWNAYTEASWAYNTNITDYNKEIMLEKNLAMSKHTLEYGMRARQFDTSDFQDQSVIRILKKLSVIERAALPEDELKEYNSLLSEMETTYSVAKVCRDNEICHPLDPDLTDIMATSRDYDELLFAWKGWRDASGKKIKSDYKRYVELSNKAAVLNGYTDNGAYWRSVYETSTFEEDLERLYLQLQPLYLNLHAYVRRALYKKYGAEHINLKGPIPAHLLGNMWAQSWSSIFDLVIPFPDATKVDATPAMQRQGWTPRKMFEESDRFFTSLGLIPMPQEFWDKSMIEKPTDGREVVCHASAWDFYNRKDFRIKQCTVVNMDDLITVHHEMGHVQYFLQYMDQPISFRDGANPGFHEAVGDVMALSVSTPKHLHSINLLDQVTENQESDINYLMSVALDKIAFLPFGYLMDQWRWKVFDGRIKEDEYNQQWWNLRMKYQGLCPPTPRSEDDFDPGAKFHIPANVPYIRYFVSFVIQFQFHQALCAAAGHTGPLHTCDIYQSKEAGNLLGEALKLGFSKPWPEAMELITGQPNMSADALLSYFEPLTTWLVEQNEKNGEVLGWPEYSWTPYAGTKTQASADRTDFLGMSLASNQATAGGWVLLALALVFLITTIFLGVKFFLTRRKAFKSSSEMELK